Proteins encoded together in one Acidobacteriota bacterium window:
- a CDS encoding FAD-dependent oxidoreductase yields MYRIDQHPILPIPSRSKVPFTWKGQALEAFEGETVASALFAAGVRIFGHHARDGAAQGIFCANGQCAQCLVLADGIPVKSCMELVRPGLRVDPVEGLPELPRVAAAGGAAARAVETVRVPVLIIGGGPAGLSAAIELGRRGIETLLIDDKHRLGGKLVLQTHRFFGSIEAVYAGTRGIDIATRLESDVRSFPAVRVWLQSTALAVYSDRKVGVLAGGRRYVLIESEVLLVTSGAREKNLAFPGNTLPGVYGAGAFQTLVNRDLVKPTERLFIVGGGNVGLIAGYHALQAGIAVVGLVEALPECGGYKVHRDKLVRLGVPVYTSHTVVSANGAESVESVTIARVDGNFRPVKGTERSFACDTLLIAVGLDPVNEFYEKAREFGLTAFAAGDAEEIAEASAAIFSGK; encoded by the coding sequence ATGTACCGCATCGATCAACATCCCATCCTGCCCATCCCCTCCCGATCCAAGGTCCCCTTCACCTGGAAGGGCCAGGCCCTCGAAGCTTTCGAGGGGGAGACCGTCGCCTCGGCCCTGTTCGCGGCCGGGGTCCGCATCTTCGGCCACCACGCCAGGGACGGCGCCGCGCAGGGGATCTTCTGCGCCAACGGCCAGTGCGCCCAATGCCTGGTCCTGGCCGACGGCATCCCCGTGAAATCGTGCATGGAGCTCGTCCGGCCCGGCCTCAGGGTCGATCCCGTCGAAGGGCTGCCCGAGCTGCCGCGCGTCGCGGCCGCGGGCGGCGCCGCGGCCCGGGCCGTCGAAACGGTCCGCGTGCCGGTGCTGATCATCGGCGGCGGGCCGGCCGGCCTTTCGGCCGCGATCGAGCTGGGCCGCCGGGGAATCGAGACGCTCCTTATCGACGACAAGCACCGCCTCGGCGGCAAGCTGGTCCTGCAGACGCATCGCTTCTTCGGCTCCATCGAGGCCGTCTACGCCGGGACGCGGGGCATCGATATCGCCACGCGCCTGGAGAGCGACGTCCGGTCCTTTCCGGCCGTCCGGGTCTGGCTCCAGAGCACGGCCCTGGCCGTTTACAGCGACCGGAAGGTCGGCGTGCTGGCCGGGGGACGGCGTTACGTCCTGATCGAGTCCGAGGTCCTTCTGGTGACATCGGGCGCGCGGGAGAAGAACCTGGCCTTCCCGGGCAACACCCTGCCGGGCGTCTACGGCGCCGGCGCCTTCCAGACCCTGGTCAACCGGGACCTGGTCAAGCCGACGGAGCGCCTGTTCATCGTCGGCGGCGGCAACGTCGGGCTTATCGCCGGGTATCATGCCCTGCAGGCCGGCATCGCCGTCGTCGGCCTGGTCGAGGCGCTGCCCGAATGCGGCGGCTACAAGGTCCACCGGGACAAGCTGGTCCGGCTGGGCGTGCCGGTCTACACCTCGCACACCGTCGTCAGCGCCAACGGCGCGGAGTCCGTCGAGTCGGTCACGATCGCCCGCGTCGACGGGAATTTCCGCCCGGTCAAGGGCACGGAGCGCTCGTTCGCCTGCGACACCCTGCTCATCGCCGTCGGGCTCGACCCGGTCAACGAGTTCTACGAGAAGGCCCGCGAGTTCGGCCTGACGGCCTTCGCCGCCGGCGACGCCGAGGAGATCGCCGAGGCCTCGGCGGCCATCTTCTCTGGCAAGA